From a region of the Pseudomonadaceae bacterium SI-3 genome:
- a CDS encoding flagellar hook protein FlgE: MSFNIGLSGMRAASKDLNVTGNNIANAGTAGFKQSRAEFADVYASSVLGTGKNPQGSGVLLANVSQQFNQGNINYTQNALDLAINGNGFFQVSNNGALSYTRAGYFGTDKEGNLVDNFGYNLQGYSVDDNGNIQTGQVSDLKIQTASQEPKATTKVVQGFNLNSTNVQPVNTPFNPADPLSYNSSTSTNIYDQQGNAHVMTQYFVKTPTDGATPPNDTPNTWTMHVLIDGRNPQQPADADPVVATTPSSTQLTFTPSGALLTPTGGITPVAGWQPAVKNTDGTWALNNAAPAGGLDVTVDMRGSTQYASAFAVNSVSQDGYTTGELAGLEISETGAIFARYTNGQSKVQGQIILANFANVQGLTPVGKTQWVQSFESGEPVRNPPGSGTLGSLQAGALEDSNVELSDQLVNLIVAQRNYQANAKTIETESAITQTIINLR; encoded by the coding sequence CGTTCAATATCGGCCTTAGCGGCATGCGTGCCGCCAGCAAAGACCTCAATGTCACGGGTAACAACATTGCCAACGCTGGCACGGCGGGCTTCAAGCAGTCCCGTGCTGAGTTCGCGGATGTTTACGCGTCTTCAGTGCTAGGCACTGGCAAGAATCCTCAGGGCAGCGGGGTGCTTCTTGCAAACGTGTCGCAGCAGTTCAATCAGGGCAACATCAACTACACCCAGAACGCGCTGGACCTCGCTATCAACGGCAACGGCTTTTTCCAGGTTAGCAACAACGGTGCGTTGAGTTACACCCGCGCCGGCTATTTCGGAACGGACAAGGAAGGCAATCTGGTCGACAACTTTGGCTATAATCTTCAGGGCTACTCGGTCGACGACAACGGTAATATCCAGACTGGCCAAGTGAGCGACCTGAAGATTCAGACGGCCAGCCAAGAGCCCAAGGCCACTACTAAAGTAGTCCAGGGATTCAACCTGAACTCGACCAACGTTCAGCCGGTAAACACGCCGTTCAACCCGGCTGACCCGCTGAGCTATAACTCGTCCACCTCGACCAACATTTATGACCAGCAAGGTAACGCGCACGTGATGACGCAGTACTTTGTGAAAACCCCGACTGATGGCGCGACTCCACCTAACGACACGCCGAACACATGGACGATGCATGTGCTCATTGACGGCCGCAACCCTCAACAGCCAGCTGATGCGGACCCGGTTGTCGCAACAACGCCTAGCTCTACTCAGCTGACCTTTACTCCGTCCGGAGCGTTGCTCACCCCGACCGGAGGGATTACGCCTGTGGCCGGCTGGCAGCCTGCAGTCAAGAATACCGATGGCACCTGGGCGCTGAACAATGCCGCACCGGCAGGCGGCCTGGACGTAACGGTCGACATGCGTGGATCGACCCAGTACGCCAGCGCCTTCGCCGTCAACAGTGTGAGCCAGGATGGGTACACGACCGGAGAGCTAGCCGGCCTCGAGATCAGCGAAACCGGCGCCATCTTTGCTCGCTACACGAACGGCCAGTCCAAAGTACAGGGCCAGATCATTCTCGCCAACTTCGCCAACGTTCAGGGGCTCACTCCGGTCGGTAAGACGCAGTGGGTGCAGTCCTTCGAGTCGGGCGAGCCCGTGCGCAACCCGCCTGGTAGCGGCACCCTCGGTTCCCTTCAAGCCGGCGCACTGGAAGATTCCAACGTCGAGCTTTCAGATCAGCTCGTCAACCTGATCGTGGCGCAGCGCAACTACCAGGCGAACGCCAAGACCATCGAAACAGAAAGCGCGATTACCCAGACGATCATCAATCTGCGGTAA